GGGGCATCCTAGCAAAAGAGGCGTAGCAGGAAAGTTTTCGCGGCGCGGGCCGAGTCTGTTGACGGAAGTCCGTAATTGCGCGCCGGCGGGCGAGACGCCCGCCGCCAGATGAGCAAGGGGAGATGAACGCATGCCATCGTCAGTTTGGACCGGTTACCTGACCTTCGGACTTATCTCGATGCCGGTGCGCCTGTTCAGCGGCGCGCGCGGCGCCCGCGTCTCTTTCCACATGCTGCATCGCGACGATCGCGCGCGGGTGAAGCAGCAGCTGGTGTGCTCGGAAGAGGACAAGCCGATCGACCGCAGCGAGGTGGTGAAGGGCTACGAGTACGCCAAGGGCGAGTACGTGGTGATCGAGCCGGACGAGATCAAGAAGATCGAGCCCAAGACCGCCAAGGCGATGGAGATCCTGGAATTCGTGAAGGAAGAGGAGATTGATCCGGTTTACTTCGAGTCTTCGTATTACCTCATGCCCGAAGAAGCGGGACGGCGTCCGTATGCGCTGCTCTCCAAGGCGATGGAAGACACCGGCTATCTGGCCATCGCCAAGCTCACCATGCACAACCGCGAGTACACGGTGATCCTGCGCCCGCACAAGGGCGGGCTGATGCTGCACACCATGTACTACAAGGACGAGGTGAAGGAGGTCGAAGCGTTCGGGCGTCCGGACGTAGAGCTGAAAGACGCCGAGGTGAAGGTCGCCAACCAGCTCATCGAGGCGCTGGCGGGGCCGTTCGAGCCGGAAAAATATAAAGACACGTTTGAAGAGAACGTGAAGCAGCTCATCAAGGCGAAGCTCGAAGGGAAGGAAATGGCGCCCACGCCCAAGGTCCCGAAGCCCGCGCCGGTGGTGGACCTTATGTCGGCCCTGAAGCAGAGCCTGGAGCAGATGGAGAAGAAAGGTCCGCAGCGCGTTGCGGCGGCGCAGGCCG
This portion of the Terriglobales bacterium genome encodes:
- a CDS encoding Ku protein, whose product is MPSSVWTGYLTFGLISMPVRLFSGARGARVSFHMLHRDDRARVKQQLVCSEEDKPIDRSEVVKGYEYAKGEYVVIEPDEIKKIEPKTAKAMEILEFVKEEEIDPVYFESSYYLMPEEAGRRPYALLSKAMEDTGYLAIAKLTMHNREYTVILRPHKGGLMLHTMYYKDEVKEVEAFGRPDVELKDAEVKVANQLIEALAGPFEPEKYKDTFEENVKQLIKAKLEGKEMAPTPKVPKPAPVVDLMSALKQSLEQMEKKGPQRVAAAQAGSATHHVRRPASRRRG